One Labrus mixtus chromosome 22, fLabMix1.1, whole genome shotgun sequence genomic window carries:
- the cd36 gene encoding platelet glycoprotein 4, with protein MGCCNMRCGLIAGAVFGAVVAIFGGVLIPLGNSIIEGTVKKEAVIEPGTTAYDNWVATGGKVYRQFWFFEVKNPLEILQHGAKPVVVEKGPYTYWTRYLPKENITFNPNQTVSFLLPFGAIFEPSMSVGPEEDKVTSLNLAVAGAYSLVPKVLHSVLENLIKTSNSSLFQHRTVKEMLWGYTDPLLKGLIGLFAPYNGTYDGFYTVFTGKEDISKVGIIDRWQGKKSLTFWNDKYCDMINGTDASSFPPFVDKKKPLYFFSSDICRSVSAGFQESLDLKGIEVYRFTLQPNTLASPTVNPDNQCFCRDPKTTKNCTMAGVLDISSCQEGKPIYISLPHFLHGSADLRETVLGLNPSEEHHVTYMDVEPTTGFTLRFAKRIQVNMMYGPSKVITVLKKVKDYTIFPVVWLNETAALDDETADMFKKELISRIDMLETIQKALLGVGLAIFGLCLISFCIFNVRNNQIKSV; from the exons ATGGGCTGCTGTAACATGAGGTGCGGGCTGATAGCCGGAGCTGTGTTTGGGGCTGTGGTTGCCATCTTCGGAGGCGTCCTCATCCCGCTGGGGAACAGCATCATTGAGGGGACAGTGAAGAAG GAAGCCGTCATTGAGCCTGGAACCACAGCATATGACAACTGGGTGGCTACAGGGGGAAAGGTGTACAGGCAGTTCTGGTTCTTTGAGGTCAAAAACCCGCTTGAGATTTTACAGCATGGAGCAAAACCTGTAGTAGTGGAAAAAGGACCCTACACGTACTG GACAAGATATCTCCCCAAAGAGAACATCACATTCAACCCCAATCAAACTGTCTCCTTCCTGCTGCCTTTTGGTGCCATCTTTGAGCCGTCCATGTCAGTGGGACCAGAGGAAGACAAAGTCACCTCCCTCAACCTGGCTGTGGCT ggaGCTTATTCACTGGTTCCAAAAGTGCTACATTCAGTGCTGGAGAATCTGATAAAGACAAGCAACTCCTCCTTGTTCCAGCACCGCACAGTCAAGGAAATGCTGTGGGGTTACACAGACCCCCTGTTGAAAGGACTTATAGGCTTATTTGCACct TACAATGGCACCTATGATGGCTTTTACACTGTCTTCACTGGAAAGGAGGACATCAGTAAAGTGGGAATAATTGACAGGTGGCAAGGAAAAAA GAGCTTAACTTTCTGGAATGACAAGTACTGTGACATGATTAACGGGACAG aTGCTTCATCATTCCCTCCCTTTGTGGACAAGAAGAAGCCTCTCTATTTCTTCTCATCAGACATCTGCAG GTCTGTGTCAGCTGGCTTTCAGGAGAGCCTGGATCTGAAGGGCATCGAGGTGTACCGCTTTACCCTGCAGCCAAACACCCTCGCCTCCCCTACGGTCAACCCAGATAACcaatgtttctgcagagaccCAAAGACCACCAAGAATTGCACCATGGCAGGAGTTCTAGACATCAGCTCCTGTCAGGAAG GAAAACCCATCTACATCTCTCTGCCCCACTTCCTGCATGGCAGTGCAGACCTGAGAGAGACTGTACTGGGCCTCAATCCCAGCGAGGAGCACCATGTCACCTACATGGATGTGGAACCT ACGACCGGGTTCACCTTGAGGTTTGCAAAGAGGATTCAAGTGAATATGATGTACGGACCATCAAAAGTCATCAC GGTGCTGAAGAAAGTCAAGGATTATACCATATTCCCTGTTGTTTGGCTGAACGag ACGGCTGCGTTGGATGACGAAACGGCAGACATGTTTAAGAAGGAGCTAATCTCACGGATCGATATGTTGGAGACAATACAGAAGGCACTGCTGGGCGTAGGCTTGGCCATCTTTGGATTGTGTCTCATCTCCTTTTGCATATTCAATGTAAGAAATAACCAAATCAAGTCGGTGTGA